A genomic stretch from Juglans microcarpa x Juglans regia isolate MS1-56 chromosome 3S, Jm3101_v1.0, whole genome shotgun sequence includes:
- the LOC121258817 gene encoding protein bfr2-like — protein MAKNSGASSASSSSMEYLLMEDLDFIQVEEQGLSHWEFVNASDAESDREELEEETEEDKENHIVDGIDSLGSEISTPICLRIEQIETHDDDVDVDRKCNGGYYSYGRGYDGDSGYVEKQFEDEDENDDDHDGDDEYGLDDELVPWNVSNKIGRQRMRKLGKREFPKMYNSKRSPYLFVRPGCVRGKYGLGLKHNF, from the coding sequence ATGGCAAAGAACTCCGGGGCATCTTCAGCATCGTCATCATCCATGGAGTATCTCCTGATGGAAGATCTTGATTTCATCCAAGTCGAAGAACAGGGCCTGTCTCACTGGGAGTTCGTCAACGCCTCTGACGCCGAGTCTGATCGAGAAGAACTAGAAGAGGAAacagaagaagataaagaaaatcACATCGTAGATGGGATCGATTCATTGGGATCTGAAATCTCCACGCCTATTTGCTTACGGATTGAGCAAATAGaaacacatgatgatgatgtcGATGTGGATAGGAAATGCAATGGTGGGTATTACAGTTATGGTCGTGGGTATGACGGTGATTCTGGGTATGTCGAGAAACAATTTGAAGATGAGGACGAAAacgatgatgatcatgatgggGATGATGAGTATGGCTTGGACGACGAGCTCGTGCCGTGGAATGTGAGCAACAAGATCGGGAGGCAGAGGATGAGGAAATTGGGGAAAAGGGAGTTTCCTAAGATGTACAACTCCAAGAGGTCGCCGTACCTGTTTGTGAGGCCTGGCTGTGTGCGTGGCAAGTATGGCCTGGGCTTGAAGCACAATTTCTGA